The following are encoded together in the Dehalococcoidales bacterium genome:
- a CDS encoding glycerol-3-phosphate acyltransferase, which yields MKALFLVAYIITKHKLNINICYVSTENIGSANVIREVGKREGIPTLFIDIGKATLIV from the coding sequence GTGAAGGCACTCTTCCTGGTTGCTTATATTATTACCAAACACAAGTTGAACATAAACATATGTTACGTTAGTACAGAAAACATAGGTAGTGCCAATGTTATCCGGGAAGTTGGCAAGCGGGAAGGTATTCCTACTCTGTTTATTGATATAGGCAAGGCTACTCTTATCGTTTAA